From Peromyscus maniculatus bairdii isolate BWxNUB_F1_BW_parent chromosome 8, HU_Pman_BW_mat_3.1, whole genome shotgun sequence, a single genomic window includes:
- the LOC143266950 gene encoding schlafen family member 13-like isoform X1, translated as METNLCLEVIQSHPDLVICVKEVTLGEENRKKMDSGKRKLEKTKIIEAVCALLNSGGGVIEIQMANNSDHPVEMGQDLEQSLRELIQSSNYQTFFETQQQGNHFYIFIKSWICCPTDGSAKPHICSQNSSLYCRSGTSVIEMNFIDALAFLKSKKSLNSTLTDEGTPPAKKFKTMHQNNPELKSASEIFQCEKLEYGHTLPFPESTSIEFKQFSTKNIQNYIKNIIPEYVSAFANTLGGYLFIGVDDKSKRVLGCPKDNIDRDSLERVVNEAISKLPVFHFCSPKKNVSHQTRVIDVFEKGNLHGYLCVIKVEPFCCAVFSKAPTSWMVDKEKGIYNLTTKEWVDMMVDAGPEAAANQSSSLRNLCEDFESQLSLSNSPPLCRPVYSIKGLEDKVHLQKHLFPGMNS; from the exons atggaaacaaatctctgctTAGAGGTGATACAGTCTCACCCAGACTTGGTCATCTGTGTAAAAGAAGTGACTCTTGGGGAAGAAAACCGAAAGAAAATGGACTCAGGGAAGAGAAAGCTGGAGAAGACAAAAATTATAGAAGCTGTCTGTGCTCTGTTAAACTCTGGAGGAGGAGTGATTGAGATACAAATGGCCAACAACAGTGATCATCCTGTGGAGATGGGACAGGACTTGGAACAGTCTTTGAGAGAGCTTATCCAGTCTTCTAATTATCAGACTTTCTTTGAGACCCAACAACAAGGgaaccatttttatatttttattaaatcttgGATCTGCTGCCCTACAGATGGTTCTGCTAAGCCTCATATTTGCAGCCAAAATTCTTCCTTGTACTGTAGATCTGGAACTTCTGTGATTGAAATGAATTTTATAGATGCATTAGCATTTTTAAAGAGTAAGAAGAGTCTCAATTCTACTCTAACTGATGAAGGAACTCCACCTGctaaaaaattcaaaactatGCATCAGAACAACCCTGAATTAAAATCTGCTTCTGAAATTTTCCAGTGTGAGAAACTTGAATATGGTCACACCTTGCCTTTTCCTGAATCTACTTCTATAGAGTTTAAACAATTCTCTACAAAAAACATCcaaaactatataaaaaatataattccaGAGTATGTCTCTGCATTTGCAAATACCCTTGGGGGCTACCTTTTCATTGGAGTGGATGACAAGAGTAAGAGGGTCCTGGGATGCCCAAAAGACAATATTGATCGGGACTCTTTGGAAAGAGTGGTAAATGAAGCAATATCCAAGTTGccagttttccatttttgttcacCTAAAAAAAATGTGTCTCACCAGACCAGAGTCATAGATGTGTTTGAAAAGGGGAATTTGCACGGTTATCTCTGTGTGATCAAAGTGGAGCCTTTCTGCTGTGCAGTGTTCTCAAAAGCTCCCACTTCATGGATGGTAGACAAGGAGAAAGGTATCTACAACCTAACTACTAAGGAGTGGGTAGACATGATGGTGGATGCTGGTCCAG AGGCAGCTGCCAATCAGTCATCTTCCCTCCGTAACCTGTGTGAAGACTTTGAGTCTCAGCTGAGTCTTTCCAACAGCCCTCCACTCTGCAGACCAGTGTATTCTATAAAAGGACTGGAGGATAAAGTCCATCTCCAAAAGCATTTGTTTCCAGGTATGAACAGCTAG